One part of the Microlunatus elymi genome encodes these proteins:
- a CDS encoding ABC transporter ATP-binding protein: MHDFPPAVPGFNTTVRKHQDLPTLEEVRPDGSVATRLSPELERPRNRRQRGSDGQPDTRSPFRFLLWLLRQQWDVVLAGAGVSVLWMMPGTLGPYIIGRAVDDGITAHDTSQLIYWSALLLGVIVIGAIFGIIGHTWVVRSWLIALYRTTKMVARKTGQLGHVLPQRTPTGEVLSVSSADSDQFGALTEVFARAVGSLVTFVIVALIVLSTSPKLGVMVLIAAPVLVLIAMPLLRPLQRRQTIERNRNSKLTSMATDIVAGLRILRGVGGERTFGENYAEQSQSVRKAGVAAGIWQAVTDATGILFSGLFLVTLTWVGALQVLQRELTVGELISFFGYALFMVAPIRTFFELAQKAVRAQVSAAKTIAVLEQEPPWIQPDRPRALSASEPLIDERSGFRAEPGRLTMVVTALPDDSAALADRLGRYLVVDHEPVSLEVDESLKGGAAARARAEKERQRRLLMIKDRERAQGAWGVRLGGVDLAEVPIDEVRRHILVSDTGSMVFAGTLQEAVDPHARLSLELAEAAMRTAAAEDVYEAVPGGWQGRLDERGRGLSGGQRQRLVLARALGVDPEILILVEPTSAVDAHTEAMIAERLAEHRAGRTTVVMTVSPLLLHYADQVALMENGRIVATGTHHELIGSEPRYRRVVARGMDEAEVAPIVDTVDVIGGAASLDAIDDLRKQAWNVLDGGER; encoded by the coding sequence ATGCATGACTTCCCCCCGGCTGTTCCCGGTTTCAACACGACGGTCCGGAAACACCAGGACCTGCCAACGCTCGAAGAGGTCCGGCCGGACGGCTCCGTGGCGACCCGTCTTTCGCCGGAGCTGGAGCGGCCGAGGAACCGACGTCAGCGCGGATCGGACGGCCAACCCGACACCCGCAGCCCGTTCCGATTCCTGCTCTGGCTGCTCCGCCAGCAGTGGGATGTCGTGCTGGCCGGGGCGGGTGTGTCGGTGCTGTGGATGATGCCCGGCACGCTCGGCCCGTACATCATCGGCCGGGCGGTCGACGACGGCATCACTGCGCACGACACCAGCCAGTTGATCTACTGGTCGGCGCTGCTGCTGGGCGTGATCGTGATCGGTGCGATCTTCGGCATCATCGGCCACACCTGGGTGGTACGCAGCTGGCTGATCGCGCTCTACCGGACCACCAAGATGGTGGCCCGCAAGACCGGCCAGCTCGGCCACGTACTGCCGCAGCGGACGCCGACCGGCGAGGTGTTGAGCGTCTCGTCGGCCGACAGCGATCAATTCGGTGCCCTGACCGAGGTCTTCGCCCGGGCGGTCGGGTCGCTGGTCACGTTCGTGATCGTGGCGCTGATCGTGTTGTCCACCTCGCCCAAGCTCGGGGTGATGGTGCTGATCGCCGCGCCCGTCCTGGTGCTGATCGCGATGCCGTTGCTGCGGCCGTTGCAGCGCCGCCAGACGATCGAGCGCAACCGCAACTCCAAGCTGACCTCGATGGCCACCGACATCGTGGCCGGCCTGCGAATCCTGCGCGGGGTCGGCGGCGAACGGACCTTCGGCGAGAACTACGCCGAGCAGTCGCAAAGCGTACGCAAGGCAGGTGTCGCGGCCGGCATCTGGCAGGCCGTGACGGACGCCACCGGCATCCTGTTCTCCGGGCTGTTCCTGGTGACACTGACCTGGGTCGGCGCGCTGCAGGTGCTGCAGCGTGAGTTGACCGTGGGTGAGCTGATCAGCTTCTTCGGCTACGCACTGTTCATGGTGGCCCCGATCCGTACCTTCTTCGAACTCGCACAGAAGGCCGTACGAGCTCAGGTGTCGGCGGCCAAGACGATCGCTGTGCTGGAGCAGGAACCGCCGTGGATCCAGCCGGACCGGCCGCGTGCGCTGTCGGCGTCCGAACCGCTGATCGACGAACGCAGCGGATTCCGAGCCGAACCGGGCAGGCTGACCATGGTGGTCACCGCGCTGCCCGACGACTCGGCGGCATTGGCCGACCGGCTCGGCCGCTACCTCGTTGTTGATCATGAACCGGTGAGCCTCGAGGTCGACGAGTCGCTGAAGGGCGGTGCGGCGGCCAGAGCCAGGGCGGAGAAGGAGCGGCAGCGTCGGCTGCTGATGATCAAGGACCGGGAACGGGCCCAGGGTGCCTGGGGCGTTCGGCTCGGAGGAGTTGATCTTGCCGAGGTGCCGATCGACGAGGTACGCCGGCACATCCTGGTCAGCGACACCGGCAGCATGGTCTTCGCCGGCACGCTGCAGGAGGCGGTCGATCCGCATGCCCGGCTGAGCCTGGAGCTCGCCGAGGCGGCGATGCGTACGGCCGCCGCCGAGGACGTGTACGAGGCCGTCCCGGGCGGCTGGCAGGGCCGGCTGGACGAGCGCGGCCGCGGCCTGTCCGGCGGTCAGCGGCAGCGACTGGTGCTGGCCCGGGCCCTGGGCGTGGACCCGGAGATCTTGATCTTGGTCGAGCCGACCTCCGCGGTCGACGCGCACACCGAGGCGATGATCGCCGAACGGCTGGCGGAGCATCGTGCCGGCCGGACCACGGTGGTGATGACGGTGTCGCCGCTGTTGCTGCATTACGCCGATCAGGTTGCGCTGATGGAGAACGGGCGGATCGTCGCCACCGGTACGCATCACGAGTTGATCGGTTCCGAACCGCGGTATCGCCGGGTGGTGGCGCGTGGCATGGACGAGGCCGAGGTCGCGCCGATCGTCGACACCGTGGACGTGATCGGCGGCGCGGCGTCGCTGGATGCAATCGACGATCTGCGCAAGCAGGCATGGAATGTGCTGGACGGGGGAGAGCGATGA
- a CDS encoding bacterial proteasome activator family protein: MTEPQNPQDEGTPQGQPPVAGQTEDGRVYVVAPQAMAVESAPSQDPDSDEEREPSVTDMVEQPAKVMRIGNMIRQLLDEVKAAPLDEASRERLRDIHSASIAELKDGLAPELVEELDRLALPFAADQAPSDAELRIAQAQLVGWLEGLFHGIQTALFAQQMAARAQLEQMRRALPPGAMPGPQPGPGEQNRRSDGMYL; this comes from the coding sequence ATGACCGAACCGCAGAATCCGCAGGACGAGGGGACACCGCAGGGCCAGCCGCCGGTGGCCGGCCAGACCGAGGACGGTCGGGTCTATGTGGTGGCGCCGCAGGCGATGGCGGTGGAGAGTGCGCCCAGTCAGGATCCGGACTCCGACGAGGAGCGCGAACCCTCGGTCACCGACATGGTCGAACAGCCGGCCAAGGTGATGCGGATCGGCAACATGATTCGGCAGCTGTTGGACGAGGTGAAGGCGGCTCCGCTGGACGAGGCATCACGGGAGCGCCTGCGGGACATCCATTCGGCGTCCATAGCCGAGCTCAAGGATGGTCTGGCTCCCGAACTCGTCGAGGAATTGGATCGACTGGCGTTGCCGTTCGCCGCCGATCAGGCGCCCAGCGATGCCGAACTCCGGATTGCCCAGGCCCAGTTGGTCGGCTGGCTCGAAGGTCTCTTCCACGGCATCCAAACCGCGCTCTTCGCCCAGCAGATGGCCGCTCGGGCCCAGCTGGAACAGATGCGCCGCGCACTTCCGCCCGGTGCCATGCCCGGACCGCAGCCCGGTCCCGGCGAGCAGAACCGCCGCAGCGACGGCATGTATCTGTAA
- a CDS encoding HAD family hydrolase, whose amino-acid sequence MSAQAAAAGRSTWSPKLVALDVDGTVVDEEGKLPDPVREVVGRLVEDGVQVVLATGRAWHGTEPIFNELQLPAGPAVCSNGAVIVSYPPVEVLRTVTFDAGEVVHRVLEQNPNTLVAVEEIGRGYRVSDRFPDGDLTGELIITDVDEMIAEPVTRVVLRDPNSTDQDFIRLAEHLGLRGCSYFIGWSAWLDIVPEGVNKASALADVAARLGIDRADVLALGDGRNDVEMLQWAGRGVALGQAPDEVKAIADAVTGTFDAGGTVDELTRWLR is encoded by the coding sequence ATGAGTGCCCAGGCAGCGGCGGCCGGGAGATCGACCTGGTCGCCGAAATTGGTGGCCCTGGATGTCGACGGCACGGTCGTGGACGAGGAAGGCAAGTTGCCCGATCCCGTACGCGAGGTAGTCGGACGGCTGGTCGAGGACGGCGTCCAGGTGGTGCTGGCGACCGGCCGTGCCTGGCACGGTACCGAACCGATCTTCAACGAATTGCAGCTGCCGGCCGGCCCGGCGGTGTGTTCGAACGGTGCGGTGATCGTGAGCTATCCACCGGTCGAGGTGCTCCGTACGGTGACGTTCGACGCCGGCGAGGTGGTGCACCGGGTGTTGGAGCAGAACCCGAACACGCTGGTGGCGGTGGAGGAGATCGGTCGCGGCTATCGGGTCAGCGATCGCTTTCCCGACGGCGATCTGACCGGTGAGTTGATCATCACCGATGTCGACGAGATGATCGCCGAGCCGGTGACACGGGTGGTGCTGCGGGATCCGAACAGCACCGACCAGGATTTCATCCGGCTGGCCGAACATCTCGGACTGCGCGGCTGCAGCTACTTCATCGGCTGGAGCGCCTGGCTGGACATCGTCCCGGAAGGTGTCAACAAGGCCAGCGCACTGGCCGACGTCGCCGCCCGACTCGGCATTGATCGCGCCGACGTGCTCGCCCTGGGTGACGGCCGCAACGATGTCGAGATGCTGCAATGGGCCGGCCGCGGTGTCGCGCTCGGTCAGGCGCCCGACGAGGTGAAGGCCATCGCCGACGCCGTCACGGGCACCTTCGACGCCGGCGGCACTGTCGACGAACTGACCCGCTGGCTCCGCTAG
- a CDS encoding acyl-CoA synthetase family protein, with protein sequence MSELPRFRAELPMTQSPRALGVLAAQGVGPRSLAGRNWSRSSRGFYRPASDGPTLPTQRILDVLPLLGSTGVIGGWAAAFVAGADWLDGINPYTGGHFPIDIISPALKRRSSARTRYRKGQLAEDDVVAPDDVAPITAPLRTTFDCGRWAPSLEESVVVLDVMIQQLRVVRSELTTYASEHHSLHGAAQVLEAARWAVPGIKSPWETRLRMCYCQQAGLPAPLVNQPIFDLDGQFLGEPDLFDPEAGLATEFDGEYHRERHQHRADNLREERLEEANVTVQRIDSLDLIRDRTPLVERIRRGYQRGTRRNRRLDSWSLDQPEWWRRRNE encoded by the coding sequence GTGTCCGAGCTGCCTCGATTCCGCGCCGAGTTGCCGATGACTCAATCGCCTCGTGCGCTGGGCGTGCTGGCCGCTCAGGGAGTCGGCCCGCGCTCGCTGGCCGGGAGGAATTGGTCCCGCAGCAGCAGGGGCTTTTACCGTCCTGCGTCGGACGGACCGACACTGCCGACGCAGCGGATCCTCGACGTCCTGCCGCTGCTCGGCTCGACGGGCGTCATCGGCGGTTGGGCGGCTGCGTTCGTGGCCGGGGCGGACTGGCTCGACGGCATCAACCCGTACACCGGAGGACACTTCCCGATCGACATCATCAGCCCTGCACTGAAACGACGCAGCAGCGCAAGGACTCGTTACCGCAAAGGGCAGCTGGCAGAAGATGACGTGGTGGCACCGGACGACGTCGCACCGATCACCGCACCGTTGCGGACAACCTTCGACTGCGGGCGCTGGGCGCCGAGTCTGGAGGAATCGGTGGTGGTCCTGGACGTGATGATCCAGCAACTCAGGGTGGTCAGGTCCGAATTGACGACCTACGCCTCGGAGCACCACAGTCTCCACGGTGCTGCACAGGTGCTCGAGGCCGCGCGCTGGGCCGTCCCGGGAATCAAGAGTCCGTGGGAGACGCGGTTGCGGATGTGTTACTGCCAGCAGGCGGGTCTGCCTGCGCCATTGGTCAACCAGCCGATCTTTGACCTGGACGGCCAGTTCCTCGGTGAACCGGACCTCTTCGATCCTGAGGCGGGCTTGGCGACCGAGTTCGACGGCGAATATCACCGGGAGCGGCATCAACATCGCGCGGACAATCTGCGCGAGGAACGTTTGGAGGAGGCGAATGTGACGGTGCAGCGGATCGATTCGCTCGATCTGATCCGGGACCGTACGCCGCTGGTCGAGCGGATCCGCCGCGGCTACCAGCGAGGGACGCGACGCAACCGCCGCCTGGACTCCTGGTCACTCGACCAGCCCGAGTGGTGGCGCCGGCGCAACGAGTGA
- a CDS encoding WhiB family transcriptional regulator produces the protein MSTMDDRSKNATGCVRNAALFQDRLMEEPPTSSAPAALRHRYANLTDRAAEICAGCPFQQTCLYDAVVQHDVAGYVAGTTQRQRTQIRRRLGITVEPEDFDTFAGATARNRPVDHEEVVRLRRANPDETLDSIAQRLGCSLSTVKRHLRRERAAQEGPTRLTAIDRAKPTLTQVLAAAAEIAGPVRRQLRRAA, from the coding sequence ATGAGCACCATGGACGATCGCAGCAAGAACGCCACCGGTTGCGTACGCAACGCAGCGCTGTTCCAGGATCGCCTGATGGAGGAGCCGCCGACCAGCAGCGCGCCGGCCGCACTTCGCCACCGCTACGCCAACCTGACCGACCGTGCCGCGGAGATCTGCGCCGGCTGCCCGTTCCAACAGACCTGTCTGTACGACGCCGTCGTCCAGCACGATGTCGCCGGCTACGTCGCCGGCACCACCCAACGCCAGCGGACCCAGATCCGTCGCCGGCTCGGCATCACCGTCGAGCCCGAGGACTTCGACACGTTCGCCGGCGCCACCGCCCGGAACCGGCCCGTCGACCACGAAGAGGTGGTACGACTTCGGCGGGCCAATCCGGACGAGACGCTGGATTCGATCGCTCAGCGGTTGGGCTGCTCGCTGTCCACGGTGAAGCGGCACCTGCGCCGCGAACGCGCCGCCCAGGAGGGCCCGACCCGCCTCACCGCGATTGATCGGGCCAAGCCCACGCTGACCCAGGTGCTGGCCGCCGCTGCCGAGATCGCCGGCCCGGTCCGTCGTCAGCTCCGCCGCGCCGCGTAA